One genomic region from Jilunia laotingensis encodes:
- a CDS encoding HAD family hydrolase encodes MKMEKVVIFDLDDTLYKEIDYLRSAYKEISDFIESEYDKREIYEFMISCYKAGRNTFAEVIREYNLPISVDYLISIYRSHKPNISLDCDTQFVLEQLSLQKNINLGILTDGRGITQNNKIIALGIDQYIRKDNWVISEEFGYSKPSSEGYLYFQKKYKNAAFYYIGDNLVKDFIAPIQLGWTCICLLDDGSHNIHKQDLSIINNISSLYTVKCLRELFEYL; translated from the coding sequence ATGAAAATGGAGAAAGTTGTTATTTTTGATTTAGATGATACTTTATATAAAGAAATAGATTATTTAAGATCAGCTTATAAAGAGATTTCGGATTTTATTGAAAGTGAATATGATAAAAGAGAAATCTATGAATTTATGATTTCTTGTTATAAGGCGGGAAGAAATACTTTTGCTGAGGTTATTAGAGAATATAATTTGCCTATTTCAGTTGATTATCTTATTTCAATATATCGTAGTCATAAGCCTAATATTAGTTTAGACTGTGATACACAATTTGTATTGGAGCAACTAAGTTTACAAAAAAATATTAATTTAGGTATTTTAACAGATGGAAGGGGTATAACTCAAAACAATAAAATTATTGCTTTAGGTATTGATCAATACATAAGGAAGGATAATTGGGTTATCTCAGAAGAGTTCGGTTATTCTAAACCTTCTTCTGAGGGGTATTTGTATTTTCAGAAAAAGTATAAGAATGCAGCATTTTATTATATAGGCGATAATTTAGTAAAGGATTTTATTGCGCCAATTCAATTGGGATGGACTTGTATTTGTTTGTTGGATGATGGTAGTCATAATATTCACAAACAAGATTTATCTATCATAAATAATATTTCATCATTATATACGGTTAAATGTTTAAGAGAGTTATTTGAATACTTGTAG
- a CDS encoding ATP-grasp domain-containing protein, with translation MTNNILITSVGKRVTLTKMFQQTLKLYFPYGRVYTTDMNPPMAPAGLISDGCFSVPRVTAPDYIDALLNLCIDNNIRVVIPTIDTELLVLSEHKKEFQLKGIEPIVSDLDFIQVCRDKRKTSKYMLDLDIRVPNPVNKYSPTFPLFAKPYDGSLSKDLYIIRQQSDLTPEILEHPKLIFMEYIDKNEYKEYTVDMYYGCDHKVKSIVPRERLEIRAGEINKGFTRKNYLVNYLKDRMGYLAGVIGCICIQLFYRESDNDVVGIEINPRFGGGYPLSFYAGANFPENIIKEYILNETVKYSDSWRDTTLMLRYDSEVVIYENGESCYF, from the coding sequence ATGACAAATAATATATTAATAACCTCTGTAGGAAAGCGGGTAACGCTGACTAAAATGTTTCAGCAGACACTTAAACTCTATTTCCCGTACGGTAGGGTCTATACAACAGATATGAATCCTCCAATGGCTCCTGCCGGATTAATTTCAGATGGATGTTTCAGTGTTCCGAGAGTTACTGCTCCAGATTATATTGACGCATTGTTGAATTTGTGTATTGATAATAATATTCGTGTCGTAATTCCTACAATTGATACAGAATTATTGGTATTGTCAGAGCATAAAAAAGAGTTTCAATTAAAAGGGATAGAGCCAATTGTCTCCGACTTGGATTTTATTCAAGTTTGTCGGGATAAACGTAAAACGAGTAAATATATGTTGGATTTGGATATTCGTGTCCCAAATCCTGTAAATAAGTATTCTCCCACTTTTCCTCTGTTTGCCAAACCATATGACGGTTCTTTATCTAAAGATCTTTATATAATAAGACAGCAAAGTGATTTAACTCCCGAAATATTAGAACATCCTAAGCTTATTTTTATGGAATATATAGATAAAAATGAGTATAAGGAGTATACAGTAGATATGTATTATGGGTGTGATCATAAAGTTAAATCAATTGTTCCCCGAGAAAGATTAGAAATTCGTGCTGGTGAAATAAATAAGGGATTTACGAGAAAGAATTATCTTGTTAATTATTTGAAAGATCGTATGGGATATTTGGCTGGGGTAATTGGTTGTATTTGTATTCAATTATTTTATCGTGAGTCAGATAATGATGTCGTAGGTATTGAAATAAATCCTCGTTTTGGTGGTGGTTATCCTTTATCTTTCTATGCTGGAGCAAATTTTCCGGAGAATATAATAAAGGAGTATATTCTAAATGAGACGGTGAAATATTCTGACTCTTGGAGGGATACTACTTTGATGTTGCGTTATGATAGCGAAGTGGTCATTTATGAAAATGGAGAAAGTTGTTATTTTTGA
- a CDS encoding sugar transferase: MYKKIVKRIIDLVLAFCALIVLSPILLFFYISLSIVSKNRRVWFLQERPGKNGKIFKVIKFKTMTDECDLSGNLLPDEQRLTKIGKFIRSTSIDELPQLINVIKGDMALIGPRPLLPQYLPLYSKEQARRHEVRPGITGWAQVNGRNAISWTKKFELDVWYVDHCSFLLDVRIVFLTLKKVFVREGINSKTSATMEYFTGNN; this comes from the coding sequence ATGTATAAAAAAATAGTAAAAAGAATTATTGATTTAGTTCTTGCTTTTTGTGCTTTGATTGTTTTGTCTCCTATTTTACTATTTTTTTATATTTCTCTATCCATTGTCAGTAAAAATAGAAGGGTATGGTTTCTACAAGAACGCCCAGGCAAAAATGGAAAGATTTTTAAAGTTATAAAGTTCAAAACAATGACTGATGAATGTGATTTGTCCGGTAACCTTCTTCCTGACGAACAACGCTTGACTAAAATAGGAAAATTTATTCGTTCGACTTCTATTGATGAATTACCTCAGTTGATAAATGTCATAAAAGGTGATATGGCTTTGATTGGTCCTCGCCCTTTACTACCTCAATATCTACCTCTTTATAGTAAAGAACAAGCTCGGAGGCACGAAGTTCGCCCTGGTATTACAGGTTGGGCGCAAGTGAATGGACGTAATGCTATCTCTTGGACTAAGAAATTTGAATTAGATGTGTGGTACGTAGATCACTGCTCCTTTCTTCTTGATGTGAGAATTGTTTTTTTAACTCTCAAAAAAGTATTTGTACGTGAAGGAATAAACTCGAAAACCTCTGCTACAATGGAATATTTTACTGGAAATAATTAG
- a CDS encoding IS5-like element IS1169 family transposase, whose product MNKLSRYRKLRYNQLFESENRELRLNEMGNPLEVLSQYVDFEIFRPTLESALFTGERKSNAGRPPIDCVLMFKVLFLQRYYGLSDHQIEYQIVDRTSFRKFLGIECVDDVPDEKTVWKYRELLTNTGVYDKLFSEFHSFMESKGLQFNEGRIIDASFVIAPRQRNTRDENEQIKQGAGDKLWNDNPHKKCHKDVDARWTKKRDETFYGYKQHTKVEKRNKIILSYDTTSAEVHDSKGFEGLLDEKDEGKDLYLDAGYVGQEEIVKQHKMNPIICEKGYRNRPLTKEQKSDNRKKSKTRCLVEHVFGFEEQTMRGLVVRTVGLIRAKANVAFTSLVYNISRYTQIIRLKPELLG is encoded by the coding sequence ATGAACAAGTTATCCCGATACCGTAAGCTTCGTTATAATCAACTATTTGAGTCAGAGAATCGTGAATTGCGTTTGAATGAAATGGGCAATCCTCTTGAAGTGTTGTCTCAGTATGTTGATTTTGAGATCTTTCGTCCTACTCTTGAATCAGCCCTTTTTACCGGAGAGCGCAAAAGTAATGCCGGTCGTCCGCCGATAGACTGTGTGCTGATGTTCAAGGTCTTGTTTCTTCAGCGTTATTATGGTTTGAGTGACCATCAGATAGAGTATCAGATAGTTGACCGTACGAGTTTCCGCAAGTTTCTTGGTATTGAATGTGTTGACGATGTTCCTGACGAGAAGACGGTGTGGAAGTATCGCGAACTCCTGACAAATACAGGCGTTTATGACAAGCTTTTTTCGGAATTTCATAGTTTCATGGAAAGTAAGGGTCTGCAATTCAATGAGGGTCGCATCATTGATGCCAGTTTTGTTATTGCCCCTCGCCAACGTAACACCCGTGATGAAAATGAGCAGATAAAACAGGGAGCGGGTGATAAGTTGTGGAATGACAATCCCCACAAGAAGTGCCACAAGGATGTAGATGCCCGCTGGACAAAGAAGCGTGATGAGACTTTTTACGGCTACAAGCAGCATACTAAAGTTGAGAAACGCAATAAGATCATACTTTCTTATGATACCACGTCGGCAGAAGTGCATGATTCCAAAGGCTTTGAAGGACTGCTGGATGAAAAAGACGAAGGCAAGGACTTGTATTTGGACGCCGGTTATGTCGGACAAGAGGAGATTGTAAAACAGCATAAGATGAATCCGATAATTTGCGAAAAGGGCTACCGTAACCGTCCGCTTACCAAGGAGCAGAAATCAGACAATAGGAAAAAATCCAAGACACGTTGCCTTGTCGAGCATGTATTCGGGTTTGAGGAACAAACCATGCGTGGACTTGTGGTGCGTACAGTAGGGCTTATTCGTGCTAAAGCCAATGTAGCATTCACCAGTCTTGTGTATAACATCAGTCGTTACACGCAAATAATCAGGCTGAAACCTGAGTTGTTGGGGTGA
- a CDS encoding CDP-glycerol glycerophosphotransferase family protein: MKNSIVKYLIYMYKRYDFKSFLGKTLEAFFGFLFIYPLSYLTKRNNRIWVFGSHVKFSGNPKYLFLYVHEEINSIRPIWISGDKSLVKDLRNKKYEAYYKWSMKGLYYSLIAGVYFFSFYTVDINYFAVGRALDFNLWHGIGIKLIEFNVKHGEAAKHYNPNNLISRIYAPFLFRRPQYLLSTSKFTTDYLLKDAFRISENKCIELGYPRTDLFFSSLDTVKQFVKLHENQKTFELIEKIQKYSFSYIYMPTWRETRYDFITSAGFDFALLNEQLIKTNSVFILKLHHATKLDTSSIANYSNIFVLDNKIDVYVILPFITTLITDYSSIYHDFMLLDNKQIILFPFDKEDYISENRGITLDPRLDYDEYTLGQRAYSFEELLSLIKEEFYKLKYCSTVVYMVPRA; the protein is encoded by the coding sequence ATGAAGAATTCAATTGTAAAATACCTGATATATATGTATAAAAGGTATGATTTTAAAAGTTTTCTTGGTAAGACTTTAGAAGCATTTTTTGGTTTTTTATTTATATATCCGCTTTCGTATTTGACTAAGCGTAATAATAGAATTTGGGTATTTGGCAGTCATGTTAAGTTCAGTGGTAATCCTAAGTATTTATTCTTATATGTGCATGAAGAAATTAATTCTATTCGTCCAATCTGGATTTCTGGCGATAAGTCATTAGTTAAAGATCTTAGGAATAAAAAATATGAGGCTTACTATAAATGGAGTATGAAGGGATTATATTACTCATTGATAGCTGGTGTCTATTTTTTCAGTTTTTATACTGTTGATATAAACTATTTCGCGGTGGGAAGGGCTCTTGATTTTAATCTATGGCATGGAATTGGTATTAAATTGATCGAATTTAATGTAAAGCATGGCGAGGCTGCTAAACATTATAATCCCAACAATCTAATTAGTAGAATATATGCTCCCTTTTTGTTTAGGAGACCGCAATATTTGCTATCGACCTCAAAATTTACTACAGATTATCTGCTAAAAGATGCTTTTCGCATATCAGAGAATAAATGTATAGAGTTAGGTTATCCAAGAACAGATTTGTTTTTTTCTTCTTTAGATACTGTTAAGCAATTTGTAAAGCTTCATGAGAACCAAAAAACATTTGAATTAATAGAAAAGATCCAAAAATATAGTTTTTCATATATTTATATGCCGACGTGGAGAGAAACCAGATACGATTTCATTACTTCAGCCGGTTTTGATTTTGCTTTATTAAATGAGCAATTAATAAAGACTAATTCTGTTTTTATACTGAAACTGCATCATGCGACTAAATTGGATACATCAAGCATTGCGAATTATTCTAATATATTTGTTTTAGATAATAAAATTGATGTTTATGTCATACTGCCATTTATTACTACTCTAATAACAGATTACTCGTCTATTTATCATGATTTTATGTTATTGGATAATAAACAAATTATATTATTTCCTTTTGATAAAGAGGATTATATCTCTGAAAACCGTGGAATTACGTTAGACCCTCGTTTAGATTATGATGAGTATACTTTAGGGCAACGAGCATATAGTTTTGAAGAGTTATTGTCTTTGATTAAAGAGGAGTTCTATAAATTAAAATATTGTAGTACAGTTGTTTATATGGTTCCAAGAGCGTAA
- a CDS encoding iron-containing alcohol dehydrogenase — MFSRIIKIPIIFEVKKKAFKELDSILKANHLSYEEKILFTSQELFDLYKTYIPVETFSDVIFIKGGNVEEVESVKSKYEHHNVLLIAFGGGSIIDFVKLYSRELCLQYISVPSSLSNDAIYSPIARLTKNGKKESFGVLEPLGIIADIEIIQKSPLKMLLAGVGDLVSNLSAIKDWYLAESYDSEVLDIFSVSLSIVTAKAIFAYTREQLRSEEFVEVLTYGLVLSGLSMIIANSSRPASGAEHLMSHAIDELFPDRATLHGIQVAWAMLYIEKNIRKNDDAYESLLCFFEKIGLYAEIENDIQFSETELKRIIAKAKIMRKRFTVLNII, encoded by the coding sequence ATGTTCTCCAGAATTATTAAGATTCCTATAATTTTTGAGGTGAAAAAAAAAGCTTTTAAAGAATTGGATTCTATATTAAAAGCTAATCATCTATCGTATGAAGAAAAAATCCTTTTTACATCACAAGAATTGTTTGATTTGTACAAAACTTATATTCCTGTTGAGACTTTCTCTGATGTGATTTTTATTAAAGGTGGCAATGTAGAAGAAGTTGAATCTGTAAAAAGTAAATATGAACATCATAATGTGTTATTAATTGCATTTGGTGGAGGGAGTATTATCGATTTTGTAAAATTATATTCGAGAGAGTTGTGCCTTCAGTATATTTCAGTACCTTCCTCATTATCAAATGATGCTATTTATTCTCCGATAGCACGCTTAACAAAGAATGGAAAAAAAGAGAGTTTCGGGGTTCTGGAGCCATTGGGTATTATAGCAGATATAGAAATAATCCAAAAATCTCCGCTGAAGATGTTATTGGCTGGTGTTGGGGATTTGGTTTCTAATCTAAGTGCAATCAAAGATTGGTATTTAGCTGAGAGTTATGATTCTGAAGTGTTGGATATTTTTTCTGTTTCTTTGTCTATAGTCACGGCTAAGGCTATTTTTGCTTATACGAGGGAACAGCTTCGTTCGGAAGAATTTGTAGAAGTATTAACATATGGACTTGTTTTATCAGGATTATCTATGATCATTGCAAATAGTTCGAGACCAGCCAGTGGTGCGGAACATTTAATGAGTCATGCCATTGATGAGTTATTTCCGGATAGAGCGACATTACATGGTATACAAGTAGCATGGGCTATGCTTTACATAGAAAAAAATATAAGGAAAAACGATGATGCTTATGAAAGCTTATTGTGTTTCTTTGAAAAAATTGGACTTTATGCGGAGATTGAAAATGATATACAATTCTCTGAAACCGAACTGAAGAGAATAATTGCAAAAGCTAAAATTATGAGAAAACGATTTACGGTTTTAAATATTATTTAG
- a CDS encoding adenylyltransferase/cytidyltransferase family protein → MINIYVIGVFDLFHTGHVELLKRAKALGDRLIVAINSDRIVESYKRKPYISERDRLAVVEACRYVDEAFVIDTFDNKEAIVKNNINIIVHGSDWAGEGYMKQIRVDQAFLDNHGVSMVFLPYTQGISTSQILESIKKSM, encoded by the coding sequence ATGATAAATATTTATGTTATTGGAGTATTTGATCTCTTTCATACGGGGCATGTTGAGTTACTGAAACGTGCAAAGGCGTTAGGAGATAGATTGATTGTAGCTATTAATAGTGATAGGATAGTGGAATCTTATAAAAGGAAACCCTATATTTCTGAGAGAGATCGTTTGGCTGTAGTGGAAGCATGTCGTTATGTGGATGAAGCGTTTGTAATAGACACATTTGATAATAAAGAGGCTATTGTCAAAAATAATATTAATATTATAGTTCATGGTAGTGATTGGGCTGGAGAGGGTTATATGAAACAGATAAGGGTTGATCAAGCTTTTCTAGACAATCATGGTGTTTCTATGGTTTTTCTACCTTATACACAAGGCATAAGTACTTCTCAGATATTGGAGTCAATCAAAAAGTCAATGTGA
- a CDS encoding glycosyltransferase family 4 protein → MNILLITDSFYPEISGISTVAESITELLIERDHKVTVCTNRYKKTLNLPNVNYVQMNLYSKPLWLPTYTVSLLKLNYDIYDQIIINGTSAVIVAGLVLGKKILSKSIVLVHGFEVEWVYESSTLASKFLQYRLMHHRALKYCKSIITVSEFYKTKFISRSKLFYLKDKIKVSHTGIDFNIFHSDKNVEVQKRLKELAKDRDILISVSRIVEKKGYFNMLNAFKKIVDRNNNLVWIIVGDGPYKRVLDEKIKEYGLQDNIYMLGAIERYDLRYYYSGANCFWLLSDYDENLPLVYLEAQACGIPAIGWNKGGVVETISSESGFLVNTIEECVDIIADKKYCNKKRNDILKFAFTFQKDSFIKAFL, encoded by the coding sequence ATGAATATTTTATTGATTACAGATTCTTTTTATCCGGAAATATCTGGAATATCTACGGTGGCAGAATCAATTACAGAGTTGTTGATAGAACGAGATCATAAAGTGACTGTTTGTACAAATCGTTATAAGAAAACCTTGAATTTACCTAATGTAAATTATGTTCAAATGAATTTGTACAGTAAACCTTTGTGGCTGCCAACTTATACTGTTTCCTTGCTGAAGTTGAATTATGACATATATGATCAAATTATCATAAATGGTACATCTGCGGTTATAGTTGCAGGGTTAGTTTTAGGAAAAAAGATTTTATCGAAATCGATAGTGTTGGTTCACGGCTTTGAAGTAGAATGGGTATATGAAAGCTCTACTTTAGCATCTAAATTTTTGCAATATAGACTTATGCATCACAGAGCCTTGAAATATTGTAAGTCGATCATTACCGTTAGTGAATTTTATAAAACTAAATTTATAAGTCGGAGTAAATTGTTTTATTTGAAAGATAAGATTAAAGTCAGCCATACAGGAATTGATTTTAATATTTTTCATTCGGATAAAAATGTTGAGGTACAGAAAAGATTAAAAGAATTGGCTAAGGATAGAGATATCTTAATTTCTGTTTCTAGAATTGTAGAGAAAAAAGGATATTTCAATATGCTCAATGCTTTTAAGAAAATAGTAGATCGGAATAATAATCTAGTTTGGATTATAGTAGGTGACGGTCCTTATAAAAGAGTATTGGACGAAAAAATAAAAGAATATGGATTGCAAGATAACATTTATATGTTAGGTGCAATCGAGCGATATGATTTAAGATATTATTACTCAGGTGCAAATTGTTTTTGGTTATTATCTGATTATGATGAAAATTTACCTTTAGTCTATTTAGAAGCTCAGGCTTGTGGCATTCCGGCTATTGGATGGAATAAAGGAGGAGTCGTAGAAACGATTTCGTCAGAATCGGGATTTCTAGTTAATACTATTGAAGAATGTGTTGATATTATTGCAGATAAAAAGTATTGTAATAAAAAAAGAAATGATATATTGAAGTTTGCATTTACTTTTCAAAAAGATTCGTTTATTAAAGCTTTTCTGTAA
- a CDS encoding glycosyltransferase → MKKVLVIIPNLRCGGAEKMSLLYAKLLFKQGYVVRLVNLGERSGELSEYVPINIEYITLGATHVRSTIFKLYKMIRAWKPDFIFSSLKYTSVLILVLSLFCNICVILREPTLPSNKLFVTFKARIVDWFTRMLYKRAYKIIAQTDEMKQEIESYYKLPANRICVLNNPIDSDLLEEKTKDIDNPYGEYKGSEILLAVGNISYAKGYDILLEAFEQYDNVKSHLFIIGRCDGEYGKKIIQMVDSFKSKDRIHFLGFVNNPYPYMKFCTVYILSSRMEGLPNVLLEAMFFNKPIIASDCVPYVGKVLTDYSQSIVVKSDSVSDLLKGLYNVHNRKIKGYTACQNDYDLKYIFS, encoded by the coding sequence ATGAAAAAAGTATTAGTTATTATACCGAATTTGAGATGTGGTGGGGCAGAGAAAATGTCATTACTTTATGCTAAGTTACTGTTTAAACAAGGGTATGTAGTTCGGTTGGTTAATCTGGGTGAGAGATCAGGAGAGTTGAGTGAATATGTACCTATAAATATTGAATATATTACTTTGGGGGCCACACATGTCCGAAGCACGATCTTTAAGTTATACAAAATGATACGGGCTTGGAAGCCAGATTTTATTTTTTCTTCCTTAAAATATACTTCTGTTTTAATTCTTGTATTGTCTTTGTTTTGTAATATATGTGTTATTCTGAGAGAACCTACACTACCCAGCAACAAACTCTTTGTAACGTTTAAGGCTAGGATTGTGGATTGGTTCACCCGAATGTTATATAAAAGGGCGTATAAGATAATTGCACAAACTGATGAGATGAAACAAGAAATAGAATCTTATTATAAACTACCAGCTAATAGAATTTGTGTATTAAATAATCCTATTGATTCAGATTTATTGGAGGAGAAAACTAAGGATATAGATAATCCATATGGCGAATATAAAGGTTCTGAAATACTGTTAGCTGTAGGTAATATCAGTTATGCTAAGGGATATGATATACTTTTAGAAGCTTTTGAGCAGTATGATAATGTAAAATCTCATTTGTTTATCATAGGAAGATGTGATGGTGAATATGGGAAGAAGATTATTCAGATGGTCGATTCTTTTAAATCAAAAGATCGTATACACTTTCTTGGTTTTGTTAATAACCCATATCCATATATGAAGTTTTGCACAGTGTATATTCTCTCATCGAGGATGGAAGGCTTACCTAATGTTTTATTGGAGGCTATGTTCTTCAATAAGCCTATAATAGCTTCTGATTGTGTCCCATACGTAGGCAAGGTGCTTACTGATTATTCTCAATCTATTGTTGTAAAATCAGATTCTGTATCAGACTTATTGAAGGGTTTGTATAATGTTCACAACAGAAAGATCAAAGGATATACAGCTTGTCAAAATGATTATGATTTAAAATATATTTTCTCATAA
- a CDS encoding EpsG family protein — MENKFRWLARLFIVIIFVFCPFLSFLLSTLLLIKGIDLKFNILIGALCWGLYGYLFIPEVTMDITRHYEMYDSLLGLLTFDDFLFWTTLSDKPDYVMYYIFWIFGKIGFTSQIIGFFSAFIMYFMLYYLAYDISEIFNFKNSSIHSISYPLIFFLALTSPYWFSGIRQCNAIFLFIIALMSYYKGSYKNTVVFLLGSVFLHFSIYPFVILFLCAIFFSNLWINVFAFVLIGSSFFFYQLLHALSEVFLTVGGIGEVLSMKIDAYIFSGDGDDAIFVGPALRWYLSWILFFVSIPICYYINIKKSRLKSRFLVIHYFYILLLSYMIFTLSGSLQLFSRTLDLMKYLFFFYVSYLIFQIGVGQKMKKMLIGLLVVVSVGGIYSLFIGNEGKTFYPELLYMNLVDILETSVPRTMYWKV; from the coding sequence ATGGAAAATAAGTTTAGGTGGTTGGCCAGATTGTTTATTGTTATAATATTTGTCTTTTGTCCGTTCCTTTCATTTCTTCTTTCTACCCTTTTACTTATTAAGGGTATTGATCTAAAATTTAATATTTTGATTGGGGCTTTATGTTGGGGATTATATGGCTATTTATTTATACCGGAAGTCACGATGGACATAACAAGACACTATGAAATGTATGACTCTTTGCTTGGCTTATTAACTTTTGATGATTTTTTATTTTGGACGACTCTTTCTGATAAGCCTGATTATGTAATGTATTATATTTTTTGGATTTTTGGAAAAATAGGTTTTACGTCACAAATAATTGGTTTCTTTAGTGCTTTTATTATGTATTTTATGTTATATTATTTAGCATATGACATAAGTGAAATTTTTAATTTCAAAAATTCAAGTATTCATTCTATTAGTTATCCGTTAATTTTTTTTTTAGCTTTAACAAGTCCATATTGGTTTAGCGGGATAAGGCAGTGTAATGCAATATTTTTGTTTATAATAGCTCTTATGAGTTATTATAAAGGAAGTTATAAGAATACTGTTGTTTTTCTTTTGGGATCTGTTTTTTTACATTTTTCAATTTATCCATTTGTAATACTATTTTTGTGTGCAATATTCTTTTCTAATTTATGGATTAATGTTTTTGCTTTTGTATTAATTGGGTCTTCTTTCTTTTTTTATCAGTTATTACATGCTTTATCTGAAGTTTTTCTAACCGTAGGTGGAATTGGTGAAGTACTCAGCATGAAAATCGATGCATATATATTTTCAGGTGATGGAGATGATGCCATATTTGTTGGGCCAGCTCTTCGATGGTATTTATCATGGATTCTTTTTTTCGTATCAATACCAATTTGCTATTATATCAATATTAAAAAGAGCAGACTGAAATCTCGTTTTTTAGTAATACATTATTTTTATATTCTATTGCTTTCTTATATGATTTTTACCCTTTCCGGATCCCTTCAATTGTTTTCCCGGACTTTGGATTTAATGAAGTATTTGTTCTTTTTTTATGTATCATATTTAATATTTCAGATTGGGGTTGGACAAAAAATGAAAAAGATGTTGATTGGATTATTAGTGGTTGTATCTGTTGGAGGAATATACTCATTGTTTATTGGAAATGAAGGGAAGACATTCTATCCCGAATTATTATATATGAATTTAGTAGATATTTTAGAAACATCTGTCCCCAGAACAATGTATTGGAAAGTATGA
- a CDS encoding glycosyltransferase family protein, which produces MKILYGYLRSEGYNNRKHITNKTLSYIERLNKTGFDVKPFCMNYSDLFPFLPFKYLDKLWIWKDKRLMDLYNRFLKEIEGCDIFFNSVGVNFHPEFVQKLPVFTVYCCNDDPESSEQLSKPVAFAYDLCAIGNIAEICSYKEWGCKNVVWQPMGIWSNMFNPNLTYEDILSGKRDIDIFMMIDRLSPFRKKRCDIIANAFPDAHFYGRGWKRGYLPEGKEVEMLQRSQIGINIHNSTGPINVRLFYLPANGVLQICDNKSHLGDIFELDKEVIGFETIEECIDKCNYYLNHIEEARIIAANGWLRVHKEYNEIAVFQRLIDNIKLIQIEKNATNTEFNMLKESSIQNKILSFTFSEYIAIRKKIAIKLKK; this is translated from the coding sequence ATGAAAATTTTATACGGATACTTAAGGTCAGAAGGCTATAATAATCGTAAACATATAACTAATAAAACTTTATCATATATAGAACGGCTTAATAAAACAGGATTTGATGTAAAGCCGTTTTGCATGAATTATTCGGATTTATTTCCTTTTCTTCCATTTAAGTATTTGGATAAATTGTGGATATGGAAGGATAAAAGGTTGATGGATTTGTATAATCGCTTTTTAAAAGAAATTGAAGGGTGTGATATCTTTTTTAATTCAGTTGGTGTTAATTTTCATCCAGAGTTTGTTCAAAAATTGCCAGTTTTTACAGTCTATTGTTGTAATGATGATCCCGAAAGCTCTGAGCAACTTTCTAAGCCTGTTGCGTTTGCATATGATTTATGCGCAATAGGTAATATAGCTGAGATTTGTTCATATAAAGAATGGGGGTGTAAGAATGTGGTATGGCAACCAATGGGAATTTGGAGTAATATGTTTAATCCGAATCTAACTTATGAAGATATACTATCAGGCAAAAGAGATATTGATATATTTATGATGATAGACCGTTTATCTCCTTTCCGCAAAAAGAGGTGTGATATTATTGCAAATGCTTTCCCTGATGCTCATTTTTATGGTCGTGGGTGGAAAAGGGGATACCTTCCAGAGGGAAAAGAGGTTGAAATGTTACAAAGAAGTCAGATTGGAATCAATATTCATAATTCAACAGGGCCAATTAATGTGAGACTTTTTTATTTGCCTGCAAATGGAGTTTTACAGATATGTGATAATAAGTCACATTTAGGAGATATTTTTGAGTTAGATAAAGAGGTGATAGGCTTTGAAACGATAGAAGAATGTATAGATAAATGTAATTATTATCTTAACCATATTGAAGAAGCCCGAATAATTGCTGCTAATGGTTGGCTCAGAGTTCATAAAGAATATAATGAAATAGCAGTATTTCAAAGATTAATTGATAATATTAAATTGATACAAATTGAGAAAAATGCAACAAATACAGAATTTAACATGCTTAAGGAATCTAGTATTCAAAATAAAATTTTATCATTTACATTTAGTGAATACATTGCGATTAGAAAGAAAATAGCTATAAAATTGAAAAAATAG